The Neochlamydia sp. S13 genome has a segment encoding these proteins:
- the trpS gene encoding tryptophan--tRNA ligase yields MSQSAKKRILTGDRPTGLLHLGHYVGSLKNRVAYQEHYECYLIIADLHMLTTKPTKEDILKMREHLKEMVLDYLACGIDPAKTTIYLQSATPAVYEMNLIFEMMVSLNRLIGLPSLKEMARNAHMDPESVPFGLVGYPVLQTADILMPRAHVVPVGKDNEAHVELARDIARRFNQLYGEVFPMPEASISDVPTLVGIDNKGKMSKSAGNCIFLSDDKKAVEKKVKSMYTDPHRIHAHQPGTVEGNPVFTFHEVFNPDKSEVEDLKKRYREGKVGDVEVKEKLAVALNLFLEPLRERRQHFAEEKGLIEEIIYEGTQKMIEVSNATVKEMRSAMGLMGNWNKISRIARERREKVASQSLYS; encoded by the coding sequence ATGTCTCAAAGCGCTAAGAAAAGAATCCTTACTGGCGATCGTCCGACAGGTCTTTTACATTTAGGCCATTATGTAGGTTCACTAAAAAATCGAGTAGCTTATCAAGAGCACTATGAATGTTATCTGATTATCGCAGATCTCCATATGTTAACGACTAAGCCAACCAAAGAAGATATTCTAAAGATGCGCGAGCATCTTAAAGAGATGGTCTTAGATTACTTAGCTTGTGGTATCGATCCTGCTAAAACTACTATTTATCTGCAATCAGCTACCCCAGCTGTTTATGAGATGAATCTTATTTTTGAAATGATGGTCTCTTTAAATCGTCTGATAGGCTTACCTAGCTTAAAGGAAATGGCCCGGAATGCCCATATGGATCCCGAGAGTGTGCCCTTTGGGTTGGTAGGATATCCTGTTCTACAAACTGCCGATATTCTCATGCCTCGTGCCCATGTAGTGCCCGTGGGGAAAGATAATGAAGCTCATGTTGAGCTGGCAAGAGACATAGCTCGTAGATTCAATCAATTGTATGGTGAAGTTTTTCCTATGCCTGAAGCTTCTATTAGTGATGTACCCACCTTAGTAGGCATTGATAATAAAGGAAAGATGAGCAAATCTGCAGGCAATTGCATCTTTTTGTCAGATGATAAAAAGGCCGTAGAGAAAAAGGTAAAAAGCATGTATACCGATCCCCATAGAATTCATGCTCATCAACCCGGGACCGTGGAAGGAAATCCTGTCTTTACTTTTCATGAAGTTTTCAATCCAGATAAAAGCGAAGTTGAAGATTTAAAAAAACGTTATCGTGAAGGCAAGGTAGGCGACGTAGAAGTAAAAGAAAAATTAGCTGTAGCTTTAAACCTTTTCTTAGAGCCTCTACGGGAGCGACGCCAACATTTTGCTGAGGAGAAGGGTTTGATCGAAGAGATTATTTATGAAGGGACTCAGAAAATGATCGAGGTTTCTAATGCTACTGTAAAAGAAATGCGTAGTGCGATGGGATTAATGGGCAATTGGAATAAAATTTCTCGCATAGCTCGTGAGCGTCGTGAGAAAGTTGCCTCTCAATCATTGTATTCTTAA
- a CDS encoding FAD-dependent thymidylate synthase: MLLDDYEEFTESQRKILERYVTNTSGHIFVLRNLPEVIKGALFSRYSRSTLGLRSLLLKEFISNEEESGFLTIAGADKEHSEQDNDQSLAIKKAQNFYDRILDGYGDDSIGELGGAHIAIENVSMLSAKFIEDCRIGGSPLEKSTRYIYFDQKVKGEYLFYREPILMTSAYRDIYVSTCNMLFETYSKLIPPLTQLFEEKFPYQPTASKTAYTAALRAKVLDCLRGLLPAGTLTNMGIFGNGRFYEQMIHKLHCNNLAEMQGIGKRMGDELSKVIPSFVRRAEPTHKTHENFCRFFEAMQTDLQVVANLNVGYPEKSSEPGVRLIGDDQDAVIKVAAALLFSHSNKSLVDLWNHCLGLPEEELIRILDAGCNARENRRHKSPRALEHANFTFEFITDFGAYRDLHRHRLLTQERQLLGCDYGYYIPPEISGTSFEEDYTMAMHKAKDAYQAIATEFPEEAQYVVPMAYNVRWYFQINLRALQWMCELRSAAAGHPTYRFIAQSMARQVCEKFPAFERFFKFVDYEGYDMGRMGQEQRRVEKHHFKQRA, translated from the coding sequence ATGTTATTAGATGACTATGAAGAATTCACAGAAAGCCAACGTAAAATTTTGGAACGTTACGTGACCAACACGAGTGGTCATATTTTTGTCCTTCGTAATCTTCCGGAAGTCATCAAGGGAGCCTTGTTTTCACGCTACTCTCGTTCTACTTTAGGCCTTCGTTCGCTGTTACTCAAAGAATTTATCTCCAATGAAGAAGAATCGGGGTTTTTGACGATTGCCGGAGCAGATAAGGAACATTCAGAGCAGGATAACGACCAGTCTTTAGCTATCAAAAAAGCACAAAATTTTTATGATCGCATTTTGGATGGATATGGAGATGACTCGATAGGAGAGTTAGGAGGAGCTCACATAGCCATTGAAAATGTTTCTATGCTATCGGCTAAGTTTATTGAAGACTGTCGCATAGGGGGTTCTCCTCTGGAGAAATCTACACGCTACATTTATTTTGATCAAAAAGTTAAGGGAGAGTATCTTTTTTATCGTGAGCCCATCTTGATGACTTCTGCTTATCGAGATATCTATGTAAGCACTTGCAATATGCTTTTTGAAACTTACTCTAAGCTTATCCCGCCTCTAACTCAATTGTTTGAGGAAAAGTTTCCTTATCAACCCACTGCTTCAAAGACGGCCTATACAGCGGCTTTAAGAGCTAAGGTACTAGATTGCTTGAGAGGTTTGTTACCTGCAGGAACCTTGACTAATATGGGGATCTTTGGCAATGGACGTTTTTATGAGCAGATGATCCATAAGCTCCATTGTAATAATCTAGCTGAAATGCAAGGTATTGGGAAAAGAATGGGTGATGAATTATCTAAGGTAATTCCTTCTTTTGTTCGTAGAGCTGAACCTACCCACAAGACCCATGAAAACTTTTGTAGATTTTTTGAAGCTATGCAAACAGATCTTCAGGTGGTTGCAAATCTTAATGTAGGATATCCTGAGAAAAGTAGTGAGCCAGGCGTTCGTCTCATAGGGGATGATCAGGATGCCGTAATTAAAGTAGCGGCTGCCTTGTTATTTTCGCATAGCAATAAGAGTTTAGTGGATCTGTGGAATCATTGCCTGGGATTACCAGAAGAAGAGTTAATTCGCATTCTAGACGCTGGCTGCAACGCACGCGAAAATCGACGCCATAAATCTCCTCGTGCTCTTGAACATGCTAATTTTACTTTCGAATTTATTACCGATTTTGGTGCTTATCGTGACCTCCACCGTCATCGTCTACTTACGCAAGAACGCCAGTTGCTAGGCTGTGATTATGGCTACTATATCCCTCCTGAAATTTCAGGGACTTCTTTCGAAGAAGATTACACGATGGCAATGCATAAAGCTAAAGACGCTTACCAGGCAATCGCCACGGAATTTCCTGAAGAAGCCCAGTATGTAGTTCCTATGGCTTATAATGTAAGATGGTATTTTCAGATTAACTTGCGCGCCCTACAATGGATGTGTGAGCTACGTTCTGCTGCTGCAGGTCATCCTACCTATCGTTTTATTGCTCAAAGTATGGCTCGTCAAGTTTGTGAGAAATTTCCTGCTTTTGAGCGTTTCTTTAAGTTCGTCGATTATGAAGGATATGACATGGGACGGATGGGCCAGGAACAGCGAAGGGTGGAAAAGCATCATTTCAAACAAAGGGCTTAG
- the istA gene encoding IS21 family transposase — MKQQEDVECMLTLHTLGWGHKRIAKELGISKNTVKKYLKQKGWVPYKSPKRKKVTSGLEDRIKEYFFIHRGNADVVRQELLKNHSRYISLRTIERAVKPFRDELQVKAQATLRFETPPGKQLQIDFGSTRLYIQDKLTQVFLFVATLGFSRRIYVKPFLHEQQSSWFKGIEEAFFYFGGTTEEVLVDNAKSLITKHYALTREVQFNERFTAFANYWRFCPKACAPYRARTKGKDERAIGYVKRNAIAGHKFASWESLESHLEHWMHNISDQRLHGTTRKIPLEVFEEMEKDALRPLKGKPPFLQIRELDRIVHKDACVEIDTNRYSVPWKIIKERVFVQLIENEVRIFYKQTEIARHVECKGKYQNILNPEHLKGIVGTFRPKEHEEIKCVENLNFMDAELSRPLADYERLVGGSWS, encoded by the coding sequence ATGAAACAACAAGAAGATGTGGAGTGTATGCTAACCTTGCATACACTTGGATGGGGCCACAAACGTATTGCTAAGGAACTTGGTATCAGTAAAAACACTGTGAAAAAATACCTGAAACAAAAAGGCTGGGTTCCTTATAAAAGTCCAAAACGAAAAAAAGTTACCTCTGGACTTGAAGATCGAATAAAGGAATACTTTTTTATTCATAGAGGAAATGCAGACGTAGTTCGGCAAGAACTTCTAAAAAACCATTCTCGCTATATTTCTCTTCGCACTATTGAACGAGCGGTAAAACCTTTTAGAGATGAGCTACAGGTAAAAGCTCAAGCCACCCTGAGATTTGAAACACCACCAGGAAAACAACTACAAATTGATTTTGGTTCCACTCGCCTATACATTCAAGATAAACTCACTCAAGTCTTCTTGTTTGTTGCCACCCTTGGTTTTTCAAGAAGAATTTACGTTAAGCCTTTTTTACATGAACAACAATCGTCTTGGTTTAAAGGAATAGAGGAAGCCTTTTTCTATTTTGGCGGTACTACCGAAGAGGTGCTTGTAGATAATGCTAAAAGTTTAATAACTAAACATTATGCGCTTACTAGAGAAGTCCAATTTAATGAGCGTTTTACTGCTTTTGCAAATTACTGGAGATTTTGTCCTAAAGCCTGCGCTCCTTATCGTGCCAGAACAAAGGGTAAGGATGAGAGAGCTATAGGGTATGTTAAACGCAATGCTATCGCAGGGCACAAGTTCGCTAGCTGGGAATCTCTCGAAAGTCATTTAGAGCATTGGATGCACAATATTTCTGATCAAAGGCTCCACGGTACTACGCGTAAAATACCATTGGAAGTATTTGAAGAGATGGAAAAAGATGCTCTTCGCCCTTTAAAGGGAAAACCACCCTTCCTGCAGATTCGAGAACTTGACCGAATCGTTCATAAGGATGCTTGTGTGGAGATCGATACGAATAGATATAGTGTTCCTTGGAAGATAATTAAGGAACGGGTCTTTGTTCAGCTAATAGAAAATGAGGTTCGCATCTTCTATAAGCAAACTGAAATTGCTCGTCATGTAGAATGCAAAGGAAAATATCAAAATATTCTTAATCCCGAACATCTTAAAGGAATTGTAGGAACCTTTCGGCCAAAAGAGCATGAAGAGATTAAGTGTGTAGAAAATTTAAATTTTATGGATGCGGAGTTATCTAGACCTCTTGCGGACTACGAAAGGTTAGTAGGAGGTAGCTGGTCATGA
- the uvrB gene encoding excinuclease ABC subunit UvrB, with protein MFKLVTDYEPCGDQPQAIEKLSEGVLQERKTQVLLGITGSGKTFTIANVIARTQRPALIIAHNKTLAAQLYQEFKTFFPHNAVEYFVSYYDYYQPEAYIARTDTYIEKDMAINDRIDKLRLSATRSLLERRDVIIVASVSCIYGLGSPEYYREMNLTLETGQTRRRDEILLHLVEMQYKRNDMDFSRATFRVRGDVLDIFPAYEEERAVRIEFFGDEIEQISEIDPLLGKVRHRLEKITIYPSSHHVTPEEVRLHALETIKAELEERASYYEKEKKYIEHQRIVERTRYDLEMIKEIGFCKGIENYSRHFSKRNPGDPPPCLIDYFPHDYLMIIDESHQTVPQLRAMCNGDRARKETLVNFGFRLPSAFDNRPLQFEETYKRIHQVIYVSATPSPWEVAEASGEVIEQVIRPTGLLDPEIEVRPAEGQVDDCLAEIHQHTSKGGRVLVTTLTKRLSEELSKYLNELGVHTKYLHSDIDTIERMQIIRDLRAGVFDVLVGINLLREGLDIPEVSLVCILDADKEGFLRSETALIQTCGRAARNSEGRVIMYADKKTKAIQEALRITQERRAIQQKYNAEHGITPRTVHREISPLVEEVEEESKKRKKTLKVAESQHEYLTLEEVRAKIKMLEVAMKRAAKTMQFEEAAELRDQMRRYQQMEIDLA; from the coding sequence ATGTTTAAACTAGTGACTGATTATGAGCCTTGTGGAGATCAACCTCAAGCTATAGAAAAGCTGAGTGAAGGCGTTCTGCAGGAACGCAAAACGCAAGTTTTGTTAGGCATCACAGGGTCGGGTAAAACATTTACGATTGCTAATGTGATTGCTAGGACCCAGCGACCTGCTTTAATTATTGCTCATAATAAAACTTTAGCAGCGCAGCTTTATCAAGAGTTTAAGACCTTTTTTCCCCATAATGCTGTAGAATATTTTGTCTCCTACTATGATTACTATCAGCCGGAAGCTTATATAGCTCGTACAGATACTTATATTGAAAAAGATATGGCTATCAATGATCGCATAGATAAATTGCGATTAAGTGCTACACGCTCTCTTTTAGAAAGGCGCGATGTTATCATTGTGGCCTCCGTTTCTTGCATTTATGGCTTAGGTTCGCCCGAGTATTATCGCGAAATGAATCTTACCTTAGAAACAGGTCAAACGCGTCGTCGTGATGAGATTCTTCTACATCTGGTAGAAATGCAATACAAACGCAATGATATGGACTTTTCGCGGGCTACTTTTCGTGTTAGAGGAGATGTGTTGGATATTTTTCCTGCCTATGAAGAGGAGCGGGCAGTACGTATAGAGTTTTTTGGGGATGAGATCGAACAGATTAGCGAGATAGATCCTTTATTAGGTAAAGTGCGACATCGTCTTGAGAAAATTACTATTTATCCTAGTTCTCACCACGTCACTCCCGAAGAAGTTCGTTTGCATGCTCTTGAAACGATTAAGGCCGAATTAGAAGAACGTGCCAGCTATTATGAAAAAGAAAAAAAATATATTGAGCATCAAAGGATTGTAGAGCGTACACGCTATGATCTAGAAATGATTAAAGAGATTGGCTTTTGTAAGGGTATTGAAAATTATTCACGCCATTTTAGTAAGCGTAATCCTGGCGATCCGCCTCCATGTCTCATCGATTATTTTCCCCATGATTATCTAATGATCATTGATGAATCTCATCAAACTGTGCCGCAGCTACGTGCCATGTGTAATGGAGATCGTGCGCGCAAAGAAACGTTGGTCAACTTTGGCTTTCGTCTTCCTTCTGCTTTTGACAACAGACCTTTGCAATTTGAAGAAACTTATAAGCGTATTCATCAGGTGATCTATGTTTCCGCGACCCCTAGTCCCTGGGAAGTTGCTGAGGCTAGCGGCGAAGTGATTGAGCAAGTGATTCGCCCCACCGGCTTACTTGACCCGGAGATTGAAGTGCGGCCGGCAGAGGGGCAAGTAGATGATTGCTTAGCAGAGATACATCAGCATACGAGCAAGGGCGGCCGTGTGCTTGTTACCACTTTGACTAAACGTCTATCTGAGGAACTAAGTAAATATCTTAACGAGCTGGGCGTACATACTAAATACTTGCACTCTGATATTGATACGATTGAGCGAATGCAGATCATCCGCGATTTACGGGCTGGAGTATTTGATGTGTTAGTCGGGATTAACTTATTGCGGGAAGGTTTAGATATTCCAGAGGTTTCCTTAGTGTGCATATTGGACGCCGATAAAGAAGGCTTCCTACGTAGCGAAACGGCGTTAATTCAAACTTGTGGCAGAGCCGCTCGCAATAGTGAAGGACGCGTCATTATGTATGCTGACAAAAAGACCAAAGCGATTCAAGAGGCGTTAAGAATTACCCAAGAACGTCGCGCTATCCAACAAAAATATAATGCAGAACATGGGATTACTCCACGGACTGTCCATCGGGAAATTTCGCCTTTGGTAGAAGAGGTAGAGGAAGAGTCTAAAAAAAGAAAAAAAACTTTAAAAGTTGCCGAATCCCAGCATGAATATCTCACCTTGGAAGAGGTGCGGGCTAAAATAAAAATGTTAGAAGTAGCTATGAAACGAGCAGCTAAAACGATGCAGTTTGAAGAAGCTGCAGAGCTACGTGACCAAATGCGTAGATATCAGCAGATGGAAATAGATCTTGCCTAA
- the istB gene encoding IS21-like element helper ATPase IstB has protein sequence MIIEQNRLDSMLTRLKLLAIRDSLDYLLDQAIEQKLTLRESLQLLVEHELSCKEEQRIKMAIKIAKFPCVRTLENFEFESQPTLDSRQIKELSACRWIAHGEAVLFLGPPGVGKTHLAIALGREAILKGYSTLFISATALLTRLSNAHKKGQLEEELCQVSKPKLLIVDELGYLPFEADAAHLFFQLVSRRYEKGSMLITSNRSVGEWGTVFGDSVVATAILDRLLHHSQVVTIRGESYRLREKMRSGLVKRGESTNEKK, from the coding sequence ATGATAATAGAACAAAACAGGCTTGATTCCATGCTGACTCGGCTAAAGCTTTTAGCGATCAGAGATAGCTTAGATTATTTGCTCGATCAAGCTATTGAGCAAAAATTGACACTCAGAGAAAGTTTACAATTGCTTGTTGAACATGAATTATCCTGTAAAGAGGAACAACGGATTAAAATGGCGATAAAGATTGCAAAATTTCCATGTGTTAGGACATTAGAGAATTTTGAGTTTGAGAGCCAGCCAACCCTGGATAGTAGGCAAATCAAAGAACTTTCTGCTTGTCGTTGGATTGCCCATGGGGAAGCCGTGTTATTTTTGGGGCCTCCAGGTGTGGGGAAAACCCATCTTGCTATTGCATTAGGTAGAGAGGCCATTCTTAAGGGTTATTCAACATTATTCATTTCAGCAACGGCTCTTCTTACTCGGCTTTCGAATGCTCATAAAAAAGGGCAATTAGAAGAAGAGTTATGCCAGGTAAGTAAGCCTAAGCTCTTAATTGTTGATGAACTTGGCTATTTGCCTTTTGAAGCCGATGCAGCTCATTTGTTTTTTCAGCTCGTTTCCAGACGTTATGAAAAAGGCAGCATGCTCATCACAAGCAACCGATCAGTAGGAGAATGGGGCACAGTTTTTGGAGATAGTGTAGTAGCAACAGCAATATTAGATCGTCTTCTTCATCACAGTCAGGTGGTTACCATTCGTGGAGAAAGTTATAGACTGCGCGAAAAAATGCGTTCGGGACTTGTAAAACGTGGCGAGTCAACGAACGAGAAAAAATAA
- the rfbA gene encoding glucose-1-phosphate thymidylyltransferase RfbA, whose translation MKGIILAGGSGTRLHPLTLGVSKQLLPVYNKPMIYYPLSILMLAHIQDILIITTAEEQFLFKRLLGDGSQYGLSLSYAVQAKPNGLAEAFIIGQDFIGSDAVCLILGDNIFYGNHLGPLLEKALSKTLGATLFGYEVKSPERYGVAEINEKGLVISLEEKPTQPKSNIAVTGLYFYDNQVVKIAQTLKPSARGELEITDINRVYMEKGQVSLNVMGRGFAWLDAGTYESLMQASQFVQVIEERQGYCIAALEEIAYHQKFISLEQLYALGEKLGKSGYGQYLLDIAEKENNILKGLV comes from the coding sequence ATGAAAGGTATTATTTTAGCAGGTGGCAGCGGCACACGTTTGCATCCTCTAACCCTAGGGGTTTCTAAACAGTTACTTCCTGTCTATAACAAACCCATGATCTATTATCCCCTCTCTATTCTCATGTTAGCTCATATCCAAGATATTCTTATCATCACGACGGCTGAAGAACAATTTTTATTTAAAAGGCTCTTGGGTGATGGCTCACAATACGGCTTATCTCTAAGTTATGCTGTACAAGCTAAGCCGAACGGTCTTGCTGAAGCATTTATTATTGGCCAAGACTTCATTGGCAGCGATGCTGTCTGCTTAATCTTGGGGGATAATATCTTCTACGGCAACCATCTAGGGCCTTTGCTAGAAAAAGCTTTGTCAAAAACACTTGGCGCTACTCTCTTTGGATATGAAGTCAAATCTCCCGAACGGTATGGAGTGGCGGAAATAAATGAAAAAGGCCTAGTCATCTCTTTAGAAGAAAAGCCTACCCAGCCAAAATCTAATATTGCTGTCACCGGCCTCTATTTCTATGACAATCAAGTGGTAAAAATTGCTCAAACTTTAAAACCCTCTGCAAGAGGCGAATTAGAAATTACGGATATTAATCGTGTCTATATGGAAAAAGGTCAAGTTTCCTTAAATGTCATGGGCAGAGGCTTCGCTTGGCTAGATGCAGGAACCTATGAAAGCTTGATGCAAGCAAGTCAATTTGTACAAGTGATTGAAGAGCGACAGGGCTACTGTATTGCTGCGCTTGAGGAAATTGCCTACCATCAAAAATTTATTTCCCTTGAGCAACTTTATGCTTTGGGAGAAAAACTAGGTAAAAGCGGATATGGCCAATACCTGCTAGACATTGCTGAAAAGGAAAATAATATTTTAAAAGGTCTTGTATGA
- a CDS encoding type II toxin-antitoxin system RelE/ParE family toxin — translation MSGSDVKKVQFRWLLGLPLVRNLGDKLWEVRSSIPHGIARIIFIISTNKMVLLHGFIKKTQKIPSLDFKLAKERIKNYEKKDS, via the coding sequence ATGAGTGGGAGTGACGTTAAAAAAGTTCAATTTAGATGGCTTTTAGGCCTTCCACTAGTTCGAAATCTCGGTGATAAGCTGTGGGAAGTTAGAAGCTCGATACCCCATGGAATTGCCAGAATAATTTTTATAATATCAACAAACAAAATGGTACTTTTGCACGGATTTATTAAAAAAACTCAAAAAATTCCTTCACTGGATTTCAAACTTGCTAAAGAAAGGATTAAAAATTATGAGAAAAAAGACAGTTAG
- a CDS encoding amino acid permease, whose protein sequence is MLKSQYKLIGGILLVAGTTIGAGMLALPVITGFAGFFPSIFLLALFWMYMTYTALLLVEVNLAMGSQVNIISMAKQTLGRPGEWIGWVTYLFLLYSLTTAYLAGSGPIIIDCIKLLTGYSLPMWLGTVCLLIIFSCFLHRGTRSVDYLNRLLMAGLAIAYVMMVLFLAPYVDISLLKHVDPKYLLISVAIVATSFGFHIIIPSLIHYLERNTTHVKVAIWVGGLIPFIVYLLWELLTLGIIPLKGAYGLKDGYENGFNGAYLLSIVLGNPHLALLARCFSFFAIVTSFLGVSLSLFDCLKDSLRIEKTKKGQAVLFACTFIPPLVFALSGPRIFLVALEYAGAFGVVILLGLFPPLMAWSKRYRLLWPSSYQVGGGKEGLIGAIIFSLLVILVELANQIGLIKIEMNF, encoded by the coding sequence ATGCTTAAAAGTCAGTATAAGCTTATAGGAGGAATACTTCTCGTAGCTGGAACAACTATAGGAGCAGGGATGCTAGCTCTTCCTGTAATTACAGGCTTTGCAGGCTTTTTTCCTTCAATTTTTCTCCTCGCGCTTTTTTGGATGTACATGACCTATACAGCGCTTTTGCTAGTCGAGGTTAACCTGGCGATGGGGAGTCAGGTAAATATCATTTCTATGGCCAAGCAAACTCTAGGTCGTCCAGGAGAATGGATTGGATGGGTGACTTACCTGTTTTTGCTCTATTCTCTAACTACAGCTTATCTTGCAGGAAGCGGCCCTATCATTATAGATTGCATAAAACTTTTAACAGGTTACTCTTTACCTATGTGGTTAGGAACGGTCTGTTTATTAATCATTTTCAGCTGCTTTTTACATCGAGGCACCCGTTCGGTAGATTATCTTAATCGTTTATTGATGGCAGGGCTAGCCATTGCGTATGTGATGATGGTTCTATTTCTCGCTCCCTATGTAGATATCAGTTTATTAAAACATGTGGATCCTAAGTACTTATTAATTTCGGTAGCGATCGTGGCTACCTCTTTCGGCTTTCACATTATTATTCCTAGCCTTATCCACTATTTGGAAAGAAATACTACCCATGTAAAAGTAGCTATTTGGGTAGGAGGATTGATTCCTTTTATTGTTTATCTCCTCTGGGAACTATTAACATTGGGTATTATCCCTTTAAAAGGAGCCTATGGGTTAAAAGATGGCTATGAAAATGGTTTTAATGGTGCCTATCTGCTATCGATAGTTTTAGGAAATCCCCATCTTGCCTTATTGGCACGTTGCTTTTCTTTCTTTGCCATAGTCACTAGCTTCTTAGGAGTCTCTTTAAGCCTCTTTGATTGCCTTAAAGATTCCTTAAGGATAGAAAAAACAAAAAAAGGGCAAGCAGTTTTATTTGCTTGTACATTTATTCCCCCGTTAGTTTTTGCTTTATCCGGCCCGCGTATCTTTTTGGTCGCTTTAGAATATGCCGGTGCTTTTGGGGTGGTGATTTTATTAGGATTATTTCCGCCTCTGATGGCATGGTCTAAGCGCTATAGGCTGTTATGGCCCTCTTCTTATCAAGTGGGTGGGGGAAAAGAAGGGTTAATAGGGGCCATAATTTTTTCTTTGCTAGTCATTTTAGTAGAGCTGGCTAATCAAATAGGATTAATAAAAATCGAAATGAATTTTTAA
- a CDS encoding amino acid permease: MDNQTFASQGSILGAILLVAGCCIGAGMLGLPVLSAQAGFKPSVIMFIICWIFMLSTGLLLLEANLWFKEDINVVSLADRTLGKMGKAVGWIVFLFLFYSLMVAYVSGSGALFADFFDLFFAIHLPRWVGGLIMSALFGFMIYNGTGTVDKFNRLLMCGLILTYLLIVCIGSSHIDQKLLKHHDWSAAFFVIPAMIVSFGFHNLVPSLTQYLGRDSRRLCIALAMGSFIPLIIYLAWQRLILGIVPLEGEDSLRVACSEGQMATQALKIVVGASWVVDIAQFFAFFAIVTSFLGVSLSFVDFLADGFKIPKRSGGKITLCSLALLPPYLFSLIHPGVFLTALNYAGGFGAVIIFGILPALMVWSGRYHKNFKGPQFIAGGKPILLLIILCSVSIIILQLYQTITS; encoded by the coding sequence ATGGATAATCAAACGTTTGCTTCTCAAGGGAGTATTTTAGGTGCTATTTTATTAGTGGCCGGTTGTTGTATTGGCGCTGGGATGTTAGGCCTGCCTGTCTTATCTGCTCAAGCAGGTTTTAAGCCTTCAGTGATCATGTTTATTATCTGTTGGATCTTTATGTTGTCTACAGGGTTATTGTTGTTAGAGGCTAACCTTTGGTTTAAAGAAGATATTAATGTGGTATCTTTAGCCGATCGAACACTAGGAAAGATGGGTAAAGCGGTGGGCTGGATAGTTTTTCTCTTTCTTTTTTACTCTCTGATGGTAGCTTATGTGTCAGGCAGTGGCGCGCTATTTGCTGATTTTTTTGATCTGTTTTTCGCTATTCATCTTCCCAGGTGGGTAGGGGGACTCATCATGAGCGCGCTATTCGGTTTTATGATTTATAATGGAACAGGCACAGTCGACAAATTTAATCGTTTGCTTATGTGCGGACTCATTCTTACCTATCTTTTAATCGTCTGTATAGGCAGTTCTCATATAGATCAAAAGCTTTTGAAACACCACGATTGGTCAGCAGCTTTTTTTGTTATTCCTGCTATGATTGTCTCTTTTGGATTTCATAATCTGGTCCCCAGTTTAACCCAGTATTTAGGAAGGGATAGCCGACGCTTGTGCATAGCATTGGCAATGGGTAGCTTTATTCCTTTGATTATTTATTTAGCATGGCAGAGGCTTATTCTAGGTATTGTGCCTTTAGAAGGCGAAGATAGCTTAAGAGTAGCGTGCAGCGAAGGGCAGATGGCTACCCAAGCTTTAAAAATAGTAGTAGGTGCTTCATGGGTTGTGGATATTGCTCAATTTTTTGCTTTTTTTGCTATTGTCACTTCGTTTCTAGGAGTTTCCTTAAGTTTTGTCGATTTTTTAGCAGATGGTTTTAAAATCCCGAAAAGAAGTGGAGGGAAAATCACTTTATGTAGTCTAGCTCTGTTGCCACCTTATCTTTTCTCGCTTATTCATCCTGGCGTATTTTTAACAGCTCTCAACTATGCAGGCGGATTTGGAGCTGTCATTATCTTTGGCATCTTACCAGCGTTGATGGTGTGGTCAGGGCGTTATCATAAAAACTTTAAAGGACCTCAATTTATAGCTGGAGGAAAACCTATACTTTTGCTGATCATTTTGTGTTCGGTAAGCATTATTATTTTACAATTATATCAGACGATAACCTCTTAA